Within Sorangiineae bacterium MSr11367, the genomic segment GATTCCCAAGGGCGATCCGTGGTTTGCGCTGCGGACGTTTCTGGCGTCGCTCCTGCCACCGGAGACGGCGGATCCGGGAGCCTTTCGGGCCAATCTTCAACGCATCGAAGCCATCGAAGGCTTCGAGGTTCGCCCTCGGGCGGGGGCCGGCGGCTCCGGGCGAGGGTACCTCGCGTCGCTCACCCTCGACGAGACACCCTTGCGTGGCCTAGGAGACGTCGCGCTCTTTCTGCGCGTGCTGCATGCCACGCTCGACGCGCAGGTGGGACTGAATGGCCTCTACCGCTGCGAGGCCCTCTGCCGAAAATCCGGGACGCGGCTCGAATGGCCCACGCGTGAGCCCGCACCGCGCCCGCATCGGCATCCGTGCCCGGAATACGCGCGAAAGGCGAAGCGAGAGGCCTTCGTCGCCACCTCCGCGCGTCCCCGAGCCTCGCGCATGGCCCTGGAGTCGATGGTGCGCACGGCATCGCGCTACGGATTCTTCGAGTTGGCGCGCCTTCTCGAGCACACCACGTCGACGGATCTCGAGCACACCGAGCGGGTGCAATTCACGCAGCGACCAAGCCTGGCCTTCCCGGCGGGCGAGGTGGCATCCGTCGCACCGGCCACGAACGACTCGGTCCAGGTCGAGCTCAACTTCTTGGGGCTCGTTGGAACGAGCGCGCCCTTGGCGGCCCAGTTTACCGAGGAAGTCCGCTACGGCGACGACGAAGGCGCGCTGCGCGCGTTTTACGACGTGATCCACCATGCGCTCGCCGTTCGGCTCTACGGTGCCTGGAAGGCGAGCTCGATTGAAGGGGGTTTCGATCTCGAGGGCGGCGATTTGCAGAGCCAAGTGCTCCGCTCGGTGGCCGGGATCGACGCGCCGTCGGCGTTGGAAGAAGAGCCCCTCCCGCCGATGTTGGCCTTGGGCCTTGCCGACTACCAGCGCGGGCAGCCGCACGATATCAATCTACGTGGCGCGGAGGCGTTGCTCCAGCACCTGCTGCCGTGGCCCATTTCGCTCGAGGCGAACGTGCACCGCTTCCTGCCGCTCGGCGACAACGAGACCGCGCATCTGGGAGGTCAATGCTCCCGTCTCGGCGTCGACTTCGTCTATGGCGAGACCCGTTCGGATCGAGAGGGGGCCATCCGCCTGCACATCGGGCCGGTCGATCGCGCGACGCACGAGAGCATGATGCCCGGTGGCGACGTCTACGCGAAGCTCGAGCGCCTGACCAGTCGCGTGTTTGGGGCGAAGGTGCTCGTGGAGCTCGAGGTCCACCTCGCCGCCGACGACACCCCGCGCTGGACGCTCGGTGGGGCAAGCGCGCTGGGCGTCGACACGCGGTACACGATCGCCGATGAAACCGTTCACGTTCGTGCTCCTCTTCTTCCCGAACCGCACCAAGCCCGGTGCGAGTTCGTCCCGATGACAGCGTAAGGTCCACCGTCATGGCTATGAAACCCGCTTGGCCTCTTGGATTGTCGATTTGGCCTCACCACTTTTCCAACGCGGACGCCTACCACGAGGAGAGCGTGCAGCGTGCCGTCGCCCGCGTCGATGGTGATGCCTGGGGCGTCGACGAAATCGATTGGGACGAGACCGCGCTCTCCCGCGGCCAGCTCGTGCTGCAGCATCTCGAGGCCGCGTTGGAGGATGGAACGGAGATTCGCGTGGGGGGCGGGGAGGGCGCGAAGGCGCTGAGCATCCCGCTTTCGGATCTCGGGTCGAGAACGTCGCTCCGCGTGTACGTGGGACTCCCTGTCGCCCAGCCGAGTGCGGCGAACGTCGATCCCGAGGGCGCGACGCGTGCGCTTCACCGCTACGCGCTGGCCACGCACACGCTGTCCGATGTCGCCAACGGCGGCAGGACGGTCGACGCACAATGGCTCCGTCCCAACGTCTTCCTTCTCACGGAGAACGACCGCCTGCACAGCTACGATGTCATCCCGTGCGCGCGGCTCATTTTGGACGAATC encodes:
- the tssG gene encoding type VI secretion system baseplate subunit TssG, with the protein product MARFPQGAVAALTRAAEQFARAHPALLGHLGRAPSSLALDRVRRGVYALAASIIERIHRFQADSHRALAEVVAASSMRPFPAATIVELSLAGSESKQRVPAHAEISPPNDPACRFRLVSHVDVGAYRVENARAHGRLVQFDLIATSDAPLQDALDDELRLYVDGPREKALLLLMHVLGATERVDVQISNGPSKQAGNVEPYGFDERDVLAPEPDGPMVTDAFVQEYFVFPEKFMFFVVRGVLSALHGTAAPVRKATVTLRLDAPLPGDLAIGPDALRAHCVPAVNLFETTSEPQTFGPGKSTFPLRVAGVPRRRGEVFAVLSVTAAPCVGEGEIPLPSLRRFRAGDFHDAFPYAYSTERKVQRSDLPPELFMTLTSSRGTEPLLEPHVISSRVLATNGACRVSVGELTEPGHGFPRAVRARNLLPTSSHVPALTGFDLALRAFAKGAIPKGDPWFALRTFLASLLPPETADPGAFRANLQRIEAIEGFEVRPRAGAGGSGRGYLASLTLDETPLRGLGDVALFLRVLHATLDAQVGLNGLYRCEALCRKSGTRLEWPTREPAPRPHRHPCPEYARKAKREAFVATSARPRASRMALESMVRTASRYGFFELARLLEHTTSTDLEHTERVQFTQRPSLAFPAGEVASVAPATNDSVQVELNFLGLVGTSAPLAAQFTEEVRYGDDEGALRAFYDVIHHALAVRLYGAWKASSIEGGFDLEGGDLQSQVLRSVAGIDAPSALEEEPLPPMLALGLADYQRGQPHDINLRGAEALLQHLLPWPISLEANVHRFLPLGDNETAHLGGQCSRLGVDFVYGETRSDREGAIRLHIGPVDRATHESMMPGGDVYAKLERLTSRVFGAKVLVELEVHLAADDTPRWTLGGASALGVDTRYTIADETVHVRAPLLPEPHQARCEFVPMTA